The Ascochyta rabiei chromosome 10, complete sequence genome has a window encoding:
- a CDS encoding Phosphorelay intermediate protein — protein sequence MAPSSVKDEDRSVNGGEGIMSIPGAEDTIDPSTFEQILEMDEDEEEREFSKSIVYDFFTQAEGTFTKMDTNLEKKDLKTLSELGHFLKGSSATLGLTKVKDSCEKIQHYGQLKDEAGLKDIKEEEALKKLETIIKQTKDEFHEVEKVLKEFYNDEE from the exons ATGGCGCCTAGTTCAGTAAAGGATGAAGACAGG AGCGTCAACGGCGGCGAGGGCATCATGTCGATTCCCGGCGCAGAAGACACCATCGACCCCTCGACCTTTGAGCAGATCCTCGAGatggacgaggacgaggaggagcGCGAGTTCAGCAAGAGCATCGTCTACGACTTCTTTACCCAAGCCGAGGGCACCTTTACAAAGATGGACACCAACCT CGAGAAGAAGGACCTCAAGACGCTGAGCGAGCTCGGCCACTTCCTCAAGGGCTCATCTGCGACACTCGGTCTCACCAAGGTCAAGGACTCGTGCGAGAAGATTCAGCACTACGGCCAGCTGAAGGACGAGGCAGGGCTAAAGGACATCAAGGAGGAAGAGGCTCTCAAGAAGTTGGAGACAATCATCAAGCAGACCAAGGACGAGTTCCACGAGGTCGAGAAGGTGCTCAAGGAGTTCTACAACGACGAGGAGTGA